Proteins from a single region of Bdellovibrio bacteriovorus HD100:
- a CDS encoding protein-arginine deiminase family protein, with protein MTIFLQILLSFFLTEASANSCSQHNPMAADVPLCPAGGSKLLSENFPIMAATVSDDMGGPRYVKEYVTKVLKAQSQKPPQFFLAVTDETWDEVVREIKKQAPNQATAQQWISGLSRVKTNSRWNWQQDYFESFFDAKTGKPVLREVQGYGRHGNAFADLIKQSSKDCSFQEGQKLTNNPYKSGHSGGNIEAVNGLCLIGSDHFEGDEWDRYAKVTCENPAMAVLTPSDFLSVGHTDEFFKTLKDPTQKAPCDFSLAFASPKKGLDLLKKNPQGRAFDFSHLTPDEALARMSQTPYTYICQEFSYSKALKNNGGNPEKSREKRSRGVSQFLFEIILPPVSAGATVQPLKDAESRRMQEYLERISEGGIDDPALERSRREEKYARLNRRRALMRQSGMIKSSSSIQDAMDCYNMTNKDLADLIEEDFEFKEFNASIEEATQKFKKELLAKVKKSYPQCSPKTVELPDLFIGEMDYDSNTPKYVNGSADSIFPNPTNGDIVEDTFILPEPVNPAFKAEIDSSIKGLGLKTDYIDTHFAHSMNGNLHCSSHTMRYCRPQGGTK; from the coding sequence ATGACCATTTTCCTGCAGATCCTCCTGAGTTTCTTTCTGACTGAGGCTTCTGCAAATTCCTGCTCCCAGCACAACCCGATGGCCGCCGATGTTCCACTGTGTCCTGCTGGCGGCAGCAAACTGCTTTCTGAAAATTTTCCGATAATGGCCGCCACCGTGTCTGACGATATGGGTGGCCCCCGCTACGTCAAAGAATACGTCACCAAAGTTTTAAAAGCCCAATCTCAAAAGCCACCGCAATTCTTTCTGGCCGTGACTGATGAAACCTGGGATGAAGTCGTGCGGGAGATCAAAAAACAGGCTCCGAATCAGGCCACCGCCCAGCAATGGATTTCCGGCCTGAGCCGCGTGAAAACCAACAGTCGCTGGAACTGGCAGCAGGATTACTTTGAAAGCTTCTTTGATGCCAAGACCGGAAAGCCCGTCTTGCGCGAAGTCCAAGGCTATGGCCGCCACGGCAACGCCTTTGCTGACTTGATAAAACAATCCAGCAAGGATTGCTCTTTTCAGGAGGGGCAAAAGCTGACCAACAACCCGTACAAATCCGGGCACAGTGGCGGCAATATCGAAGCCGTCAATGGACTTTGCCTGATTGGATCTGATCACTTCGAGGGTGACGAATGGGACAGATACGCCAAAGTCACTTGCGAAAACCCCGCCATGGCCGTACTGACTCCGTCTGATTTTTTAAGTGTCGGGCACACTGATGAGTTCTTCAAAACCCTGAAAGATCCAACACAAAAAGCCCCTTGCGATTTCAGTCTGGCCTTTGCCAGCCCCAAAAAGGGACTGGACCTGCTTAAGAAAAACCCGCAAGGCCGAGCCTTTGATTTTTCGCACCTGACTCCGGATGAAGCCCTGGCGCGAATGAGTCAGACCCCGTACACCTATATTTGTCAGGAATTTTCTTACAGCAAAGCCCTGAAAAACAATGGTGGCAATCCGGAAAAATCCCGCGAAAAACGTTCCCGCGGAGTCAGTCAGTTCTTGTTTGAAATCATTCTGCCACCCGTTTCTGCTGGTGCCACGGTTCAACCACTAAAAGATGCTGAATCCCGTCGTATGCAGGAATATCTGGAAAGAATTTCTGAAGGTGGCATAGACGATCCTGCCCTGGAGCGCAGCCGCCGTGAAGAAAAATACGCTCGCCTAAACCGTCGCCGTGCGCTGATGCGCCAATCCGGGATGATCAAGAGTTCTTCCAGCATCCAGGATGCCATGGACTGCTATAATATGACCAACAAGGACCTGGCCGACCTGATCGAAGAGGATTTTGAATTTAAAGAATTCAATGCTTCCATTGAAGAAGCGACTCAGAAATTCAAAAAAGAACTGCTGGCAAAGGTTAAAAAATCCTATCCGCAATGCAGCCCCAAAACCGTGGAGCTTCCCGATCTTTTCATTGGGGAGATGGACTATGACAGCAATACGCCGAAATATGTGAATGGATCCGCGGACTCTATTTTCCCCAACCCCACCAATGGGGATATTGTGGAAGACACCTTCATTTTGCCGGAACCTGTAAACCCGGCATTTAAAGCGGAGATCGATTCGTCGATCAAAGGTCTCGGTCTTAAAACTGACTATATCGACACGCATTTTGCCCATTCCATGAATGGAAATCTGCACTGTTCCAGCCACACCATGCGCTATTGCCGCCCTCAAGGAGGCACCAAATGA